The Enterobacter asburiae genome window below encodes:
- the mukE gene encoding chromosome partition protein MukE: MSLTNIEQVMPVKLAQALANPLFPALDSQLRAGRHIGLDELDNHAFLMDFQEYLEEFYARYNVELIRAPEGFFYLRPRSTTLIPRSVLSELDMMVGKILCYLYLSPERLANEGIFTQQELYDELLTLADEGKLLKLVNNRSTGSDLDRQKLQEKVRSSLNRLRRLGMVWFMGHDSSKFRITESVFRFGADVRAGDDAREAQLRMIRDGEAMPVENHLQLNDEHEENLPDSGEEE, translated from the coding sequence ATGTCATTGACAAATATTGAACAAGTGATGCCCGTTAAGCTGGCACAGGCGCTGGCGAATCCGTTATTTCCGGCGCTGGACAGCCAGCTGCGTGCCGGTCGTCACATTGGCTTAGACGAGCTGGATAATCACGCCTTTTTGATGGACTTTCAGGAGTACCTGGAAGAGTTTTACGCACGCTACAACGTGGAGCTTATCCGCGCGCCGGAAGGGTTTTTCTACCTGCGCCCGCGCTCCACGACGCTGATTCCGCGTTCCGTGCTTTCCGAGCTGGATATGATGGTCGGCAAAATTCTCTGCTACCTCTACCTCAGTCCGGAACGTCTGGCGAATGAAGGGATCTTCACCCAGCAGGAACTTTACGACGAGCTGTTGACGCTGGCAGATGAAGGCAAGCTGCTCAAGCTGGTGAACAACCGCTCCACGGGGTCGGATCTTGACCGTCAGAAATTACAGGAAAAGGTTCGCTCTTCCCTGAACCGTCTGCGTCGTCTGGGGATGGTCTGGTTTATGGGCCACGACAGCAGCAAATTCCGCATCACGGAATCTGTCTTCCGCTTCGGCGCCGACGTGCGTGCGGGCGATGACGCGCGTGAAGCGCAGCTTCGCATGATCCGCGACGGTGAAGCGATGCCGGTGGAAAACCATTTGCAGCTCAATGACGAGCATGAAGAGAATCTGCCGGATAGCGGGGAGGAAGAGTAA